Proteins encoded within one genomic window of Ranitomeya variabilis isolate aRanVar5 chromosome 4, aRanVar5.hap1, whole genome shotgun sequence:
- the LOC143766600 gene encoding uncharacterized protein LOC143766600 isoform X1 has translation MDMDRDKMAERILHLTLEILFQLTGEDYTVVKKTPSERCQDPVSGLRGLPHPSIMGPPPHPLIHEDINDQKILELTYKMIELLTGEVPIRCQDVAVYFSMEEWEYLQAHKDVMMEVPQPLTSPDPSSKRAKLERCPLPLPQDYKQGDPNAQDYQGEDLTHINTTETNVMGDERCKEEIPTYGYPADDCTRRSEGQLTSSIFKSDDLEILQHTTEVNAMTPDLPSFLHSKDLSSDSMEQVPSSDSLPTTKENQSHKRGIKKQTTPKAKKSFSCSECGKHFPRKMDFVNHQRTHTGEKPFSCAECGKYFKWKISLDRHQRTHTGEKLFSCSECGKCFIQKCSLVIHTLIHTGEKPFSCSECGKCFTHKLQFVNHQRTHTGEKPFSCSECGKCFTHKLHLVNHLRTHTGEKPFSCSECGKCFNRKSNLVSHQRTHTGEKPFSCSECGKCFIQKCSLVIHKLIHTEEKPFSCSECGKCFKWKINRDSHQRTHTGEKPFSCSECGKCFTHKSKFVNHQRTHTGEKPFSCSECGKCFNRKSNLVSHQRTHTGEKPFSCSECGKCFNRKSVLDCHQRTHTGEKPFSCSECGKCFNQKAHLVMHQRTHTGEKPSSFS, from the exons atggatatggacagagacaagatggcggagaggatattacacctaaccctagagatcctcttccagcttactggagag gattacacagtagtgaagaaaacccctagtgagcgctgtcaggaccctgtgtctgggctcaggggtcttccccatccctcaatcatggggcctccacctcaccccctgatacatgaggacatcaatgaccagaagatcctagaactcacctacaagatgattgagctgttgactggagag GTTCCTattaggtgtcaggatgtcgctgtctatttttccatggaggagtgggaatatTTACAAGCACACAAagatgtcatgatggaggttccccagcccctcacatcaccag ATCCATCCAGTAAGAGGGCAAAACTAGAGAGATGCCCCCTTCCTCTTCCACAGGACTATAAACAAGGAGATCCCAATGCTCAAgattatcag ggtgaagatctgacccatattaatactacagagacaaatgtgatgggtgatgagcggtgtaaagaggagattcctacatatggctacccag cagatgactgtaccaggagatcagagggacagctgacatcttcaatttttaaatctgatgatcttgagatcctacaacaTACAACTGAAGTCAATGCTATGACTCCAGATTTACCATCattccttcacagcaaagatctgtcatctgattctATGGAACAGGtgccatcttctgattcattaccgactactaaggaaaatcaaagtcacaaaagaggcattaaaaagcaaactactcctaaagcaaagaagtcattttcatgttcagaatgtgggaaacattttCCACGGAAAATGGATTTTGTTaaccaccaaagaactcacacaggggagaagcctttttcctgtgcagaatgtgggaaatattttaaatggaaaataaGTCTTGATcgccatcagagaactcacacaggggagaagcttttttcatgttcagagtgtgggaaatgttttattcagaAATGCAGTCTTGTTATACACACattaattcacacaggggagaagcctttttcatgttcagaatgtgggaaatgttttacacataaaCTACAGTTTGTTaaccaccagagaactcatacaggggagaaacctttttcatgttcagaatgtgggaaatgttttacacataaaTTACACTTGGTTAACCacctgagaactcacacaggtgagaagccattttcctgttcagaatgtgggaaatgttttaaccggaaatcaaatcttgttagtcaccagagaactcacacaggggagaagcctttttcctgttcagaatgtgggaaatgttttatccagaaatgcaGTCTTGTTATACACAAATtaattcacacagaggagaagcctttttcatgttcagaatgtgggaaatgttttaaatggaaaataaatcGTGATagccatcagagaactcacacaggggagaaacctttttcatgttcagaatgtgggaaatgttttacacataaaTCAAAGTTTGttaaccaccagagaactcacacaggtgagaagccgttttcctgttcagaatgtgggaaatgttttaaccggaaatcaaatcttgttagtcaccagagaactcacacaggggagaagcctttttcctgttcagaatgtgggaaatgttttaaccggaaatcagtTCTTGAttgccaccagagaactcacacaggggagaagcctttttcctgttctgaatgtgggaaatgttttaaccagaaagctcaTCTTGTAATGCACCAGAgaacgcacacaggggagaagccttcttcattttcttaa
- the LOC143766600 gene encoding uncharacterized protein LOC143766600 isoform X2, with translation MDMDRDKMAERILHLTLEILFQLTGEDYTVVKKTPSERCQDPVSGLRGLPHPSIMGPPPHPLIHEDINDQKILELTYKMIELLTGEVPIRCQDVAVYFSMEEWEYLQAHKDVMMEVPQPLTSPDPSSKRAKLERCPLPLPQDYKQGDPNAQDYQGEDLTHINTTETNVMGDERCKEEIPTYGYPDDCTRRSEGQLTSSIFKSDDLEILQHTTEVNAMTPDLPSFLHSKDLSSDSMEQVPSSDSLPTTKENQSHKRGIKKQTTPKAKKSFSCSECGKHFPRKMDFVNHQRTHTGEKPFSCAECGKYFKWKISLDRHQRTHTGEKLFSCSECGKCFIQKCSLVIHTLIHTGEKPFSCSECGKCFTHKLQFVNHQRTHTGEKPFSCSECGKCFTHKLHLVNHLRTHTGEKPFSCSECGKCFNRKSNLVSHQRTHTGEKPFSCSECGKCFIQKCSLVIHKLIHTEEKPFSCSECGKCFKWKINRDSHQRTHTGEKPFSCSECGKCFTHKSKFVNHQRTHTGEKPFSCSECGKCFNRKSNLVSHQRTHTGEKPFSCSECGKCFNRKSVLDCHQRTHTGEKPFSCSECGKCFNQKAHLVMHQRTHTGEKPSSFS, from the exons atggatatggacagagacaagatggcggagaggatattacacctaaccctagagatcctcttccagcttactggagag gattacacagtagtgaagaaaacccctagtgagcgctgtcaggaccctgtgtctgggctcaggggtcttccccatccctcaatcatggggcctccacctcaccccctgatacatgaggacatcaatgaccagaagatcctagaactcacctacaagatgattgagctgttgactggagag GTTCCTattaggtgtcaggatgtcgctgtctatttttccatggaggagtgggaatatTTACAAGCACACAAagatgtcatgatggaggttccccagcccctcacatcaccag ATCCATCCAGTAAGAGGGCAAAACTAGAGAGATGCCCCCTTCCTCTTCCACAGGACTATAAACAAGGAGATCCCAATGCTCAAgattatcag ggtgaagatctgacccatattaatactacagagacaaatgtgatgggtgatgagcggtgtaaagaggagattcctacatatggctacccag atgactgtaccaggagatcagagggacagctgacatcttcaatttttaaatctgatgatcttgagatcctacaacaTACAACTGAAGTCAATGCTATGACTCCAGATTTACCATCattccttcacagcaaagatctgtcatctgattctATGGAACAGGtgccatcttctgattcattaccgactactaaggaaaatcaaagtcacaaaagaggcattaaaaagcaaactactcctaaagcaaagaagtcattttcatgttcagaatgtgggaaacattttCCACGGAAAATGGATTTTGTTaaccaccaaagaactcacacaggggagaagcctttttcctgtgcagaatgtgggaaatattttaaatggaaaataaGTCTTGATcgccatcagagaactcacacaggggagaagcttttttcatgttcagagtgtgggaaatgttttattcagaAATGCAGTCTTGTTATACACACattaattcacacaggggagaagcctttttcatgttcagaatgtgggaaatgttttacacataaaCTACAGTTTGTTaaccaccagagaactcatacaggggagaaacctttttcatgttcagaatgtgggaaatgttttacacataaaTTACACTTGGTTAACCacctgagaactcacacaggtgagaagccattttcctgttcagaatgtgggaaatgttttaaccggaaatcaaatcttgttagtcaccagagaactcacacaggggagaagcctttttcctgttcagaatgtgggaaatgttttatccagaaatgcaGTCTTGTTATACACAAATtaattcacacagaggagaagcctttttcatgttcagaatgtgggaaatgttttaaatggaaaataaatcGTGATagccatcagagaactcacacaggggagaaacctttttcatgttcagaatgtgggaaatgttttacacataaaTCAAAGTTTGttaaccaccagagaactcacacaggtgagaagccgttttcctgttcagaatgtgggaaatgttttaaccggaaatcaaatcttgttagtcaccagagaactcacacaggggagaagcctttttcctgttcagaatgtgggaaatgttttaaccggaaatcagtTCTTGAttgccaccagagaactcacacaggggagaagcctttttcctgttctgaatgtgggaaatgttttaaccagaaagctcaTCTTGTAATGCACCAGAgaacgcacacaggggagaagccttcttcattttcttaa
- the LOC143766600 gene encoding uncharacterized protein LOC143766600 isoform X3 encodes MFLHNQDYTVVKKTPSERCQDPVSGLRGLPHPSIMGPPPHPLIHEDINDQKILELTYKMIELLTGEVPIRCQDVAVYFSMEEWEYLQAHKDVMMEVPQPLTSPDPSSKRAKLERCPLPLPQDYKQGDPNAQDYQGEDLTHINTTETNVMGDERCKEEIPTYGYPADDCTRRSEGQLTSSIFKSDDLEILQHTTEVNAMTPDLPSFLHSKDLSSDSMEQVPSSDSLPTTKENQSHKRGIKKQTTPKAKKSFSCSECGKHFPRKMDFVNHQRTHTGEKPFSCAECGKYFKWKISLDRHQRTHTGEKLFSCSECGKCFIQKCSLVIHTLIHTGEKPFSCSECGKCFTHKLQFVNHQRTHTGEKPFSCSECGKCFTHKLHLVNHLRTHTGEKPFSCSECGKCFNRKSNLVSHQRTHTGEKPFSCSECGKCFIQKCSLVIHKLIHTEEKPFSCSECGKCFKWKINRDSHQRTHTGEKPFSCSECGKCFTHKSKFVNHQRTHTGEKPFSCSECGKCFNRKSNLVSHQRTHTGEKPFSCSECGKCFNRKSVLDCHQRTHTGEKPFSCSECGKCFNQKAHLVMHQRTHTGEKPSSFS; translated from the exons atgtttctccataaccaggattacacagtagtgaagaaaacccctagtgagcgctgtcaggaccctgtgtctgggctcaggggtcttccccatccctcaatcatggggcctccacctcaccccctgatacatgaggacatcaatgaccagaagatcctagaactcacctacaagatgattgagctgttgactggagag GTTCCTattaggtgtcaggatgtcgctgtctatttttccatggaggagtgggaatatTTACAAGCACACAAagatgtcatgatggaggttccccagcccctcacatcaccag ATCCATCCAGTAAGAGGGCAAAACTAGAGAGATGCCCCCTTCCTCTTCCACAGGACTATAAACAAGGAGATCCCAATGCTCAAgattatcag ggtgaagatctgacccatattaatactacagagacaaatgtgatgggtgatgagcggtgtaaagaggagattcctacatatggctacccag cagatgactgtaccaggagatcagagggacagctgacatcttcaatttttaaatctgatgatcttgagatcctacaacaTACAACTGAAGTCAATGCTATGACTCCAGATTTACCATCattccttcacagcaaagatctgtcatctgattctATGGAACAGGtgccatcttctgattcattaccgactactaaggaaaatcaaagtcacaaaagaggcattaaaaagcaaactactcctaaagcaaagaagtcattttcatgttcagaatgtgggaaacattttCCACGGAAAATGGATTTTGTTaaccaccaaagaactcacacaggggagaagcctttttcctgtgcagaatgtgggaaatattttaaatggaaaataaGTCTTGATcgccatcagagaactcacacaggggagaagcttttttcatgttcagagtgtgggaaatgttttattcagaAATGCAGTCTTGTTATACACACattaattcacacaggggagaagcctttttcatgttcagaatgtgggaaatgttttacacataaaCTACAGTTTGTTaaccaccagagaactcatacaggggagaaacctttttcatgttcagaatgtgggaaatgttttacacataaaTTACACTTGGTTAACCacctgagaactcacacaggtgagaagccattttcctgttcagaatgtgggaaatgttttaaccggaaatcaaatcttgttagtcaccagagaactcacacaggggagaagcctttttcctgttcagaatgtgggaaatgttttatccagaaatgcaGTCTTGTTATACACAAATtaattcacacagaggagaagcctttttcatgttcagaatgtgggaaatgttttaaatggaaaataaatcGTGATagccatcagagaactcacacaggggagaaacctttttcatgttcagaatgtgggaaatgttttacacataaaTCAAAGTTTGttaaccaccagagaactcacacaggtgagaagccgttttcctgttcagaatgtgggaaatgttttaaccggaaatcaaatcttgttagtcaccagagaactcacacaggggagaagcctttttcctgttcagaatgtgggaaatgttttaaccggaaatcagtTCTTGAttgccaccagagaactcacacaggggagaagcctttttcctgttctgaatgtgggaaatgttttaaccagaaagctcaTCTTGTAATGCACCAGAgaacgcacacaggggagaagccttcttcattttcttaa